The following proteins come from a genomic window of Euwallacea fornicatus isolate EFF26 chromosome 9, ASM4011564v1, whole genome shotgun sequence:
- the hyd gene encoding E3 ubiquitin-protein ligase hyd isoform X16: protein MSSLQYVVHPLPGTEEQFIDRLKEVADRINRLGHTLHPVLSSLRVGIKKICLSSTSIALLLDDGRICRISYNILSDRLDLSKNDSKRSWLLRSSGGAGGASGGGSGSSGGTGGKPTNGGRGCRTRANTRLIPGQRASRGGTNGSSRGAPVIIGTSASGSARPMVTVPAPYVPEELVSQAQVVLQGKSRNLIIRELQRTNLDVNLAVNNLLSRDDEEGEEGDDAADSYVPEDLISLLDGGFHSDHSVIIDADAMFSEDMFGYAGIRNRSGGGRTGRLSDRDATSGGGSGADRDRENFSRWRDRQYFGPRKWLETALRDNPYEKDADHKKKDSACPLWISDDLEFWPEPAPKFSQIATLYSELIALSSNGQLYQWKWNEHEPYKHPENPNIHHPKTIALNLVNEKVVHLSGCSTRCSVATESGKVATWLDELLAPASNKLEHAAQAYTEFLSDRISALFTCPLYTVAKLESGALYWWGVLPFAQRKRLWEKYRAKCRKQRPSSNQSEIVAGSQVCMKNSPMYQPGAVGFTVSAGVPKIGQLQNAAWTLSDTCTFKIMNVQVQASGEKPKEEARPGSSGSSLSSGSNSKSSNSKENTDRLDMPPPPSPASSTCSDTGSTSKRQKKLVVTVSDINLDTRKDEEEWHLRDVIFVEDMRNIPTGRVLKVDGAYAAVRFPSTHSREKEGVKDLDDIFQDCRLMRKDDLQVIKSSSTSRVPDCFQKTPRRIQMSENIGQILTIAVDGLGIHSVVRNGTKLTYCIFNISTGRVEQENPLPSDTTAFMGLCPPLINLTCAGESNQTVLILRDGNNTIYPLAKDCADAIRDPQFLDLPPVKCVAASTVAVPSTSLNMKNQVALVVFALEQQVLMPKILRCDIEGVRQVLGQLDQDLKLNTVTRPSILTERCDGNRNIFHAVLNMCTPPSNKDSDTIQEDPIRYIQVQEDQIPTQSWPPETFDVASGDEDSIMSLGSSAANKGSSHNHSLSNTIVHPSERRSNAMQILHFLLYESSTIESHLIELLCAKDAQGQTPFMLAVSSRSYPAALEIFERIMKLGTAQEREEMIFPKGSNADHSPLHVLCCNDTCSFTWTGAEHINQDIFECRTCGLTGTLCCCTECARVCHKGHDCKLKRTSPTAYCDCWEKCKCKALIMGNQSVRYELLSRLVKDTNLVCLPNSRGESILLFLVQTVGRQNQEQRQFSKSRPRTSSRNKTPSSDIESDMPEHDLEPPRFSRRALECLLSDWKAVKSMIMSGMREPGDLQLNDQPYVSGQSGTTLLDKFTHCFLVKCQMSTDVLAETLIKEMKNPDKKLSDLARFVARRFVRSVVRIFVIFSIEMAPTSSKRRVLNNQNQPLIRCKRLFQSLSKLAIEELCETADSLIAPVRLGVARPTAPFSLATSPNDVLNGSEELFLVDPLAPSTSRQNSQSTSVAFPYLNESIRRSQAARELLNIIDSEGLGMAVDNDDDVASDHEDHQTERDLSLVGQAPSLAESENQEAPADQPEGRLQGEESDPELDLLAETESDSDDNHSNQDAASAQRSVQTGATAGSDSGGLLLFPEDESGESSQQEEEESEAGTDEPDNEEYVTEEQLERRRSRYSTAAGGSGQRSNLAPQNMQWAIRSRESGRSTGVRLANGSNLVFIDPTSLRRSTTGSATVAASSEPITMATTASCLARAFGIVVRQIADLLSTVSNNSSTGIPSSSYMGVSQDDICNVQIYLEFRLKSTWDWLLTVMDATEAQLKFGASLTNSLENGGVSVTTNSSTSSSSASGIGTQLHPTSAGSGGGHRRVPVRSLLASLADLVGSSSGVVRSSRAHALAGAAGGSVGSRIVGFTTNVENSRTRPDRDGDGHAARREFLSYCLSLMRAHNSEHLDSLPILDVSALKHVAYVFDALIYYMRSGMLDNRDEDIRSQNNMLPLPPCYDQDENENEEADEDIAVNMDTDSLDDQEVSNLASNISSNLNSSSQHGFSGKGRKHSFFQRSESTLCLGCPPPDPFETPMSEALPLADQPHLLQPNARREDLFGIPKQPITLSSTGNSDNPLEQLPTKLSLSTRTTEYAMRQPAHANHPISNALNVMGPNPLTYPKNYNPDAEVTREVQIQTEPSLASTSREPQPGPSSGSLSPHKDQKKRTMQPFESLLAAIGNKASEEAINEKPQDLSARNIPVSSIPLPPDVPQSSRPQIIVSPRKSEIPMDCNSQDSLVESTDRIATDVNLSLPGSSRSPGKSVIVRAGSSMVNTQSQKSNDSDIMMDVQQPETLENQEISANVTVVTTSVSQEPSKSPTIGQVVSHDLLLGRWRLSLDLFGRVFMEDVGLEPGSIVSELGGFPVKEAKFRRDMEKLRNNQQRDLTLSKIERDRTQLLMQTFKELNTQYSSYNRRNSSSPPLAVNKVKVTFKDEPGEGSGVARSFYTAIAEAILSNEKLPSLEAVQVVDSKYSQYNVLQRVKDRRIKKFRGSLPRLRQRDREILRRSLPSRGSGRNRDHHRRTMSVDARPFVPAENMHHNADAPSMPDLSAGPGSGGVNSLPNEHLTTHQQQLGDRLYPKVYNLHPTFAGRITGMLLELSPAQLLLLLASEESLRSKVEEAVEMILAHSQSHADMGSDSLLDFERGSRKSTGSRGVNSDNSVLEEGASEEEDIAPLFYCPGKRGFYAPRQGKATFERLNAFRNVGRLLGLCLLQNELCPIFLTRHVLKSILGRPIKFHDLAFFDPVVYESLRQLVVDAETKDGYSLFSALDLNFTIDLGPEEGGGTMEIVPNGKEIEVTASNVYDYVRKYAKYRMIKVQEKAIESIRTGVFDVLPEGSLDGLTAEDLRLLLNGVGDINVQVLISYTSFNDESGESGERLVKFKRWLWSIVEKMTHLERQDLVYFWTGSPALPASEDGFQPMPSVTIRPADDAHLPTANTCISRLYIPLYSSRTVLRQKLLLAIKIKNFGFV, encoded by the exons ATGAGTTCTTTACAATATGTAGTGCATCCGTTACCTGGTACCGAAGAACAGTTCATTGATAG GCTCAAGGAAGTTGCAGATAGAATTAATCGCCTAGGGCATACTCTTCATCCAGTTTTGTCAAGTCTTCGTGTTGGTATTAAGAAGATTTGTCTCAGTTCCACTTCAATTGCTTTGTTGTTAGATGACGGTAGAATATGCCGGATTTCTTACAATATTCTCTCTGACAGATTAGACTTGAGcaaaaatgattcaaaaag ATCTTGGTTGTTGCGCAGTTCAGGGGGGGCTGGAGGAGCTTCGGGCGGAGGTTCTGGTTCAAGTGGCGGAACAGGTGGAAAACCCACCAATGGAGGACGAGGTTGCCGAACTAGGGCTAATACCAGACTCATTCCTGGACAAAGAGCTAGTAGGGGAGGTACTAATGGAA GTAGTCGAGGTGCGCCTGTCATAATAGGAACTTCTGCATCAGGCAGTGCAAGGCCTATGGTGACAGTCCCAGCTCCTTATGTTCCTGAAGAACTTGTATCCCAAGCTCAAGTTGTACTACAGGGGAAAAGcaggaatttaataattagagAATTGCAA AGGACCAATTTAGACGTAAATCTCGCAGTAAACAATCTTTTATCGCGCGACGACGAAGAAGGCGAGGAAGGTGACGACGCAGCTGACTCTTACGTCCCGGAAGATCTAATTTCATTACTCGATGGGGGATTTCATTCCGATCATTCAGTCATCATCGATGCCGATGCTATGTTTTCTGAAGACATGTTTGGATATGCTGGAATTAGGAA tCGCAGCGGTGGAGGTCGCACTGGGAGACTCTCAGATAGAGATGCAACTTCAGGTGGAGGTAGTGGTGCGGATAGAGATAGAGAAAACTTTTCCAGATGGCGCGACAGGCAATATTTCGGTCCGAGAAAGTGGTTGGAAACTGCATTGAGAGACAATCCTTATGAAAAGGATGCag ATCACAAGAAAAAAGACAGTGCATGTCCCCTTTGGATATCAGATGATTTGGAGTTTTGGCCAGAGCCGGCTCCCAAATTCTCTCAAATTGCTACTTTATACAGTGAACTTATAGCTCTATCTAGCAATGGACAACTTTATCAATGGAAGTGGAATGAGCATGAGCCTTACAAACATCCAGAG AACCCTAATATTCATCACCCAAAGACTATAGCCCTGAATTTGGTAAATGAAAAAGTGGTTCATCTCTCGGGTTGTTCCACCCGTTGTTCAGTTGCCACTGAAAGCGGCAAAGTAGCAACATGGCTAGACGAGTTGCTGGCCCCTGCTTCAAATAAATTGGAGCATGCCGCACAAGCGTACACAGAGTTCTTGAGTGATCGAATATCTGCCTTGTTTACTTGTCCCTTGTACACTGTTGCCAAGTTGGAAAGCGGAGCTTTATATTGGTG GGGAGTTTTGCCGTTCGCACAGCGCAAGCGTTTGTGGGAAAAATACAGGGCGAAATGTCGAAAGCAGCGTCCTTCATCAAACCAATCGGAGATCGTTGCCGGTTCTCAGGTGTGCATGAAAAATAGTCCGATGTATCAGCCAGGCGCCGTTG GTTTTACAGTATCTGCTGGAGTTCCCAAAATCGGTCAATTACAAAATGCAGCCTGGACATTAAGTGATACTtgcacttttaaaataatgaatgtgCAAGTACAAGCTTCCGGCGAAAAACCCAAGGAAGAGGCAAGGCCAGGGTCAAGTGGTTCTAGCTTAt CTTCGGGTTCAAACTCAAAATCCTCTAATTCCAAAGAAAATACAGACAGACTGGATATGCCTCCGCCTCCATCTCCCGCATCCAGTACCTGTAGCGACACTGGAAGCACAAGTA AGCGTCAAAAGAAGTTGGTGGTAACGGTTTCCGATATAAATCTGGACACTCGCAAAGACGAAGAAGAGTGGCATTTGCGTGATGTGATTTTCGTCGAAGATATGCGTAATATACCCACGGGACGCGTGCTCAAAGTAGATGGAGCATATGCTGCGGTTCGTTTTCCATCTACACATTCTCGTGAAAAGGAAGGTGTAAAGGATTTGGATGATATCTTTCAGGATTGTCGTTTAATGAGAAAAGATGATCTTCAG GTAATAAAGTCGAGTTCCACCTCGAGAGTGCCGGACTGCTTTCAGAAAACACCTCGGAGGATTCAGATGTCTGAAAACATCGGACAAATTTTAACTATTGCAGTTGACGGGTTGGGGATTCATTCAGTTGTGCGTAATGGCACGAAGCTCACCTATTGCATTTTCAACATCAGCACTGGTCGTGTGGAGCAAGAAAATCCCTTGCCTAGCGATACAACAGCCTTTATGGGTCTTTGTCCTCCATTGATAAATCTTACTTGCGCCGGAGAG AGCAATCAGACAGTCCTGATACTGCGAGATGGGAACAACACTATTTATCCTCTAGCCAAGGACTGCGCTGATGCAATACGCGACCCTCAATTTCTTGATTTGCCTCCAGTTAAATGTGTAGCTGCTAGTACTGTAGCCGTTCCGAGTACAAGCCTTAACATGAAAAATCAAGTTGCTTTAGTGGTTTTTGCTTTGGAGCAGCAGGTGTTAATGCCCAAGATCCTAAGGTGTGATATTGAAGGTGTCAGACAG GTTTTAGGGCAATTGGATCAAGATCTTAAATTAAATACTGTTACAAGACCGTCGATTTTGACTGAGAGATGCGACGGGAACAGGAATATATTTCATGCTGTTTTGAATATGTGTACTCCCCCATCAAATAAAGATAGTGATACTATACAGGAAGATCCGATTAGGTATATTCAGGTTCAGGAGGATCAAATTCCCACCCAGAGCTGGCCGCCAGAGACTTTTGACGTAGCATCTg GCGATGAGGACAGTATAATGAGCCTTGGCAGCAGTGCAGCCAACAAAGGCAGTAGTCACAATCACAGCTTATCCAACACCATTGTGCATCCTTCAGAACGTCGCTCGAATGCAATGCAGATTCTCCACTTTCTTCTCTATGAATCCAGTACTATTGAAAGTCATTTAATAGAGTTACTGTGCGCCAAAGACGCGCAAGGTCAAACCCCGTTCATGCTCGCAGTTTCCTCACGAAGCTATCCGGCTGcccttgaaatttttgaaagaataATGAAGCTCGGAACTGCCCAAGAACGTGAAGAAATGATTTTCCCCAAGGGATCTAACGCAGACCATTCACCTCTTCATGTATTGTGCTGCAACGATACTTGCAGCTTTACTTGGACCGGTGCTGAACACATTAATCAAGACATATTTGAATGCAGAACTTGCGGGTTGACGGGAACTTTGTGCTGTTGCACGGAATGCGCCAGGGTTTGCCATAAAGGTCACGATTGCAAATTGAAGAGAACCTCACCTACGGCTTATTGTGACTGCTGGGAGAAGTGTAAATGTAAAGCCCTTATTATGGGCAATCAGTCTGTGAGATACGAATTGTTAAGCAGGCTGGTTAAGGACACAAATTTAGTGTGCCTGCCCAATTCTAGGGGTGAAAGTATTTTGCTGTTCCTAGTGCAGACTGTGGGCAGACAAAACCAGGAACAGAGACAGTTTAGTAAGTCTAGGCCGCGCACTAGTTCGCGGAATAAGACTCCGTCTTCGGATATTGAGTCTGATATGCCCGAACATGACTTGGAACCGCCGCGATTTAGTCGAAGGGCGCTGGAATGCTTGCTCTCCGATTGGAAGGCAGTCAAGAGTATGATTATGTCTGGAATGAGAGAGCCTGGTGATTTACAG CTTAATGATCAGCCCTATGTGTCTGGCCAATCCGGAACAACGTTATTGGATAAATTTACTCACTGCTTTCTAGTCAAGTGCCAAATGTCGACTGATGTACTGGcagaaactttaataaaagaaatgaaaaatcctGATAAAAAGCTTAGTGATTTGGCCAG ATTTGTGGCCAGAAGATTCGTCCGGTCAGTGGTGCGCATTTTCGTAATATTTAGCATAGAAATGGCCCCAACTTCTTCAAAAAGGCGTGTTTTAAACAATCAAAATCAGCCGTTAATACGGTGCAAGAGGCTGTTTCAATCGTTGAGCAAATTAGCTATTGAAGAATTGTGTGAAACGGCAGATTCACTGATAGCTCCGGTGAGATTGGGCGTCGCAAGACCTACTGCTCCCTTTTCGTTAGCAACCTCACCAAATGATGTTCTAAAT GGATCAGAAGAGTTGTTCTTAGTCGATCCTCTGGCACCCAGCACATCCAGACAAAACAGTCAAAGCACATCAGTAGCCTTCCCTTATTTAAATGAATCTATAAGAAGGTCTCAGGCCGCTAGGGAATTGTTGAATATCATCGATTCAGAAg GCCTTGGCATGGCAGTTGATAATGATGATGACGTCGCATCGGACCATGAAGATCATCAGACAGAGCGGGACTTGAGTTTGGTGGGCCAGGCTCCATCTTTGGCGGAAAGCGAGAATCAGGAAGCTCCTGCTGACCAACCAGAAGGACGGTTGCAG GGCGAGGAGTCAGACCCAGAATTGGACCTTTTGGCTGAAACTGAAAGCGACAGCGACGATAATCATAGCAATCAGGACGCGGCTAGTGCACAAAGGTCCGTCCAGACTGGTGCTACAGCAGGCAGTGATTCAG GAGGTCTGCTGTTATTCCCTGAAGATGAAAGCGGCGAATCAAGTCAACAGGAAGAAGAGGAAAGTGAGGCTGGTACCGACGAACCTGATAATGAGGAATATGTGACGGAAGAACAATTGGAGAGGCGTAG AAGCCGTTACAGCACTGCCGCCGGCGGCTCAGGTCAACGTTCGAATCTCGCACCGCAGAACATGCAGTGGGCGATCAGGTCTAGGGAATCAGGACGGTCAACTGGAGTCCGTTTAGCGAACGGCTCAAATCTGGTGTTTATAGATCCCACTTCTTTGAGAAGATCAACTACGGGAAGTGCTACGGTTGCTGCTAGTTCGGAACCCATTACCATGGCCACAACTGCCAGTTGTTTGGCGAGAGCGTTTG GAATCGTGGTGCGACAAATTGCAGATCTCCTTTCCACTGTTTCTAATAATTCAAGTACAGGAATTCCCTCATCCTCCTATATGGGAGTATCTCAAGACGATATCTGCAACGTGCAG ATCTACCTAGAATTCCGTTTAAAATCCACATGGGATTGGCTGCTAACCGTAATGGACGCTACCGAAGCCCAACTGAAATTCGGTGCATCTTTAACCAACTCTTTGGAGAATGGAGGCGTGAGTGTTACCACAAATAGTAGCACTTCATCGTCGAGCGCCTCAGGAATCGGCACTCAGCTACACCCGACGTCAGCAGGCTCAGGAGGTGGGCATCGTCGAGTGCCTGTTCGCTCCCTTTTAGCCTCACTTGCTGATTTAG TAGGTTCCAGTTCGGGGGTGGTGAGATCAAGTAGGGCTCATGCCTTAGCGGGTGCTGCAGGTGGATCCGTGGGTAGTCGTATTGTTGGATTTACTACGAATGTGGAAAATAGCCGGACTCGGCCAGATAGGGATG GTGACGGTCACGCCGCAAGGAGGGAGTTTTTGTCATATTGCTTGTCTTTAATGCGTGCCCACAACAGTGAACATCTGGATTCGTTGCCAATATTGGACGTATCGGCCCTTAAGCATGTGGCTTACGTGTTTGACGCTTTAATCTATTACATGCGTTCTGGAATGCTAGATAATAG GGACGAAGATATAAGAAGCCAGAACAATATGTTGCCATTGCCGCCATGTTATGATCAGGACGAAAACGAGAATGAAGAAGCGGATGAAGATATTGCCGTGAACATGGATACAGACTCACTTGATGATCAGGAAGTATCGAACTTGGCCAGTAACATATCCAGCAACCTGAACAGCTCATCCCAACATGGGTTTAGCGGGAAGGGACGGAAGCATAGTTTTTTCCAG AGATCAGAATCAACATTGTGTTTGGGTTGTCCTCCTCCCGATCCTTTCGAAACTCCAATGTCTGAAGCCCTGCCATTGGCAGATCAACCCCATCTTCTGCAGCCGAATGCTCGTCGTGAGGATCTATTTGGCATTCCCAAACAACCTATAACTTTAAGTTCCACAG GGAACTCTGATAATCCACTGGAGCAATTACCAACAAAACTAAGTTTATCAACTAGAACTACAGAATACGCAATGCGGCAGCCGGCTCACGCCAACCATCCTATTTCAAATGCCCTTAACGTCATGGGTCCTAATCCTTTAACGTACCCCAAAAACTACAACCCAGATGCTGAAGTAACTAGAGAAGTGCAg ATTCAAACGGAGCCAAGCCTGGCAAGCACTTCAAGAGAGCCCCAACCGGGGCCTAGTAGCGGAAGTTTGTCCCCGCACAAAGACCAAAAGAAGAGGACCATGCAGCCCTTTGAAAGCCTGCTGGCAGCTATCGGTAATAAAGCTAGTG aGGAGGCCATTAACGAAAAGCCACAAGACCTGTCGGCGAGAAATATTCCAGTGTCATCGATCCCATTGCCTCCTGACGTGCCTCAAAGTTCCAGACCTCAAATAATAGTTTCACCGAGAAAATCTGAAATTCCAATGGACTGCAATAGTCAAGATTCG TTGGTTGAAAGCACAGATCGTATCGCAACCGATGTCAATTTATCCCTTCCAGGATCGTCGAGAAGTCCTGGTAAAAGTGTAATTGTTCGAGCTGGATCATCAATG GTGAACACCCAGAGTCAGAAATCGAACGATTCCGATATTATGATGGACGTGCAGCAGCCGGAAACGTTGGAAAATCAAGAGATTTCTGCCAATGTTACAGTGGTGACAACCTCTGTGAGTCAGGAACCTTCCAAATCACCGACAATTGGGCAGGTTGTGTCTCATGATTTGCTGTTAG GGCGTTGGAGATTATCCTTGGATCTGTTCGGCCGCGTATTCATGGAAGACGTTGGTTTAGAACCAGGTTCAATCGTGTCCGAATTAGGCGGATTTCCCGTCAAAGAAGCCAAATTCAGGCGGGACATGGAAAAATTGAGGAACAACCAACAGAGAGATTTGACATTGTCAAAAATCGAGCGTGATCGTACTCAACTTTTAATGCAAACTTTCAAGGAACTTAATACGCAGTACAGTAGTTACAATCGAAGAAATTCTTCTTCTCCCCCTTTAGCAGTCAATAA AGTTAAAGTTACATTTAAAGACGAGCCAGGTGAGGGTAGCGGCGTAGCCCGAAGTTTCTATACTGCAATAGCTGAGGCTATCTTGTCCAATGAAAAATTACCCAGCTTGGAAGCAGTTCAAGTGGTGGATAGCAAGTACAGTCAGTACAATGTTCTTCAGAG GGTGAAGGACagacgaattaaaaaattcaggggTTCACTACCGAGACTGCGGCAACGGGACAGGGAGATCCTCCGACGGTCGTTGCCTTCTAGAGGTTCCGGTAGGAACCGTGACCATCACAGACGCACAATGAGTGTTGATGCGAGGCCATTTGTCCCCGCCGAGAATATGCATCACAACGCGGATGCTCCGTCTATGCCAGACCTGTCTGCTGGTCCAGGTTCGGGAGGAGTCAATTCTCTCCCCAACGAACATTTAACAACGCACCAGCAGCAGCTCGGAGACAGATTGTACCCGAAGGTTTATAATTTGCATCCGACTTTTGCCGGTAGGATAACCG GGATGTTGTTAGAGTTGTCTCCAGCACAGTTACTTCTGCTTTTGGCTTCGGAAGAATCTTTGCGATCAAAAGTAGAGGAAGCGGTGGAAATGATACTCGCACATTCTCAGTCTCATGCCGATATGGGTTCGGATTCTCTATTAG aTTTCGAACGCGGTTCGAGAAAAAGCACTGGTTCCCGAGGCGTCAACTCGGATAATTCTGTTCTAGAAGAGGGTGCTTCGGAAGAAGAAGATATTGCGCCTCTATTTTATTGTCCAGGAAAGAGGGGATTCTACGCACCCAGACAAGGCAAGGCTACCTTTGAAAGGTTGAATGCCTTTAGGAACGTGGGAAG GTTGTTGGGTTTGTGTTTGTTGCAAAACGAACTTTGCCCGATATTTCTAACACGCCACGTACTGAAGTCCATTCTGGGGCGACCCATAAAATTCCACGATTTAGCCTTTTTTGATCCTGTAGTTTACGAATCTCTCAGGCAATTGGTAGTAGATGCCGAGACTAAGGATGGCTATAGTTTGTTTTCGGCTTTGGATTTGAATTTCAC AATTGATTTAGGACCAGAAGAAGGTGGCGGTACCATGGAAATTGTACCTAACGGAAAAGAAATTGAAGTAACGGCAAGCAATGTGTACGATTATGTTCGGAAGTACGCCAAATACAGAATGATTAAAGTTCAGGAAAAAGCAATAGAA AGCATTCGTACTGGAGTATTCGACGTCCTCCCTGAAGGGTCTCTCGACGGATTAACTGCAGAAGACTTAAGACTACTCTTGAATGGGGTGGGTGATATTAACGTGCAGGTGCTGATTTCTTACACATCCTTCAACGACGAATCTGGAGAGAGTGGCGAAAGACTTGTCAAATTCAAGAGATGGCTGTGGTCTATCGTAGAGAAAATGACGCACTTAGAAAGACAAGATTTG gtttatttttGGACTGGATCCCCAGCTTTACCGGCTAGCGAAGATGGCTTCCAGCCGATGCCCTCAGTGACTATTAGGCCCGCCGATGACGCTCATCTTCCCACCGCCAATACGTGCATTTCACGTCTTTACATACCGCTTTACAGCAGCCGGACAGTTCTAAGACAAAAGCTGTTGCTGGcaatcaaaataaagaatttcgGCTTTGTTTGA